The following coding sequences lie in one Arachis stenosperma cultivar V10309 chromosome 5, arast.V10309.gnm1.PFL2, whole genome shotgun sequence genomic window:
- the LOC130980089 gene encoding uncharacterized protein LOC130980089: MESLEEKVSMFMDDDEEEEQYECHSSMEDLLYSESLGGGHSGGNSLAETTLYWESQVALLQEIMERYQSAGSKLRQEVGQIIKEVKTSDFCSCFKPNSSHCTTCFRRQVVDMLCHKGFNTRLRISKWGTTKKFPGGSHEFIEVIANTVTRKKQITFLVELEFRDQFKIATAGKAYQKLVSCLPEFYVGKPECLTAIVRVMCEAAKKSLKEKKMHIGPWRKSGFMQMKWSGFNQTLTLENSAGDIPANEPYLRISGAPSVLVT; the protein is encoded by the exons ATGGAGAGCTTGGAAGAGAAAGTGTCCATGTTCatggatgatgatgaagaagaagaacaataCGAATGTCACTCTTCTATGGAGGATCTCTTGTATTCCGAAAGCCTCGGTGGCGGCCACTCCGGCGGCAATTCGCTGGCGGAAACAACCTTGTATTGGGAATCTCAGGTGGCACTGCTTCAG GAAATTATGGAGAGGTATCAGTCAGCAGGGTCGAAATTGAGGCAAGAGGTAGGTCAAATAATAAAGGAGGTTAAGACTTCAGATTTTTGTAGCTGCTTCAAGCCAAACTCTTCACATTGCACCACCTGCTTCAGAAGACAAGTAGTTGATATGCTCTGCCACAAAGGGTTCAATACAAGACTTCGGATATCCAAATGGGGAACCACAAAAAAGTTTCCTGGAG GGTCTCACGAGTTTATTGAAGTGATAGCAAACACTGTAACAAGGAAGAAGCAGATCACGTTTCTAGTTGAACTTGAGTTCAGGGACCAGTTTAAGATAGCAACAGCTGGTAAAGCATACCAGAAACTTGTATCCTGTTTGCCAGAATTTTATGTCGGGAAGCCAGAATGCTTAACTGCCATCGTTCGAGTCATGTGTGAAGCTGCCAAAAAGTcattgaaagagaagaaaatgcACATTGGTCCATGGAGGAAGAGTGGATTCATGCAAATGAAGTGGTCAGGCTTCAATCAAACATTGACTTTAGAAAATTCCGCGGGTGATATTCCAGCTAATGAACCTTACCTGAGAATTTCTGGTGCTCCTTCTGTGCTAGTCACATGA
- the LOC130980087 gene encoding light-mediated development protein DET1 isoform X2 — protein sequence MFFKSSNITARIFDRQICTPAPGTNVHYARKFYENLVPSYTVYEVECPDHSFRKFTDDGQYLISFSRNQQELIVYRPRWLSFSCKDEDCDNHDLPLKAKRFESFFTQLYCVPLASCNELICKDFFLYMESNKFGLFATSTAQVHDAPAVGGAVQGVPSIEKITFHLLRLEDGFVLDEKVFCNDYVNLAHNLGVFLYDDLLAIVSLRYQIIHILQIRDSGNLVHVRAIGEFCREDDELFLNSNAQGMALSDKNKQQQLLGNHIDNNIHQAQPNPGNSFLSGIKQRLLSFMFRGLWNEETDDTLRVQKIRQKFYFHFQDYCDLIIWKVQFLDRHHLLIKFGSVDGGVSRHADTHPAFVAVYNMDTTEIVSFYQNSADELYMLFEQFCDHFYATSRNSMHMNFISSHSNNIHALEQLRSIKDKASSSSQFMKKMLSSLPFSCQSLSPSPYFDQSLFRFDDKLISATDRHKQSTDHPIKFILRRHPYSLRFKIKPGPEAGSMDGRAKKISWFLFHPVLPLALSVQQTLIMQPPLVNISVVNIHFRR from the exons ATGTTCTTCAAAAGCAGTAATATTACAGCTAGGATTTTCGATCGTCAGATTTGCACTCCTGCTCCTGGCACCAAT GTTCATTATGCCAGGAAGTTCTATGAAAACTTGGTACCAAGTTACACGGTATACGAGGTTGAATGCCCAGACCATTCATTTCGTAAATTCACTGATGATGGTCAATACCTTATAAGTTTTAGCAGAAATCAGCAAGAGCTGATTGTTTATAGGCCTAGATGGCTTTCATTTTCATGCAAAGATGAAGACTGTGACAACCATGATTTGCCATTGAAAGCAAAGAGATTTGAGAGTTTTTTCACTCAATTATATTGTGTACCACTTGCTTCTTGCAATGAACTCATATGTAAAGACTTCTTTCTTTATATGGAGAGTAATAAATTTGGACTGTTTGCCACTTCTACGGCCCAAGTTCATGATGCACCTGCTGTTGGAGGAGCTGTCCAGGGTGTCCCTTCAATAGAAAAGATAACTTTCCACCTCTTGAG GTTGGAAGATGGATTTGTCCTCGATGAGAAAGTCTTCTGTAACGACTATGTTAATTTGGCCCATAACTTGGGTGTGTTCTTGTACGATGACCTATTGGCAATTGTATCACTTCGCTATCAAATAATACACATTCTCCAAATAAGGGACTCTGGAAACCTTGTTCATGTACGTGCTATTGGGGAATTCTGCCGTGAAGATGATGAACTTTTTCTCAATTCTAATGCTCAG GGCATGGCACTTTCTGACAAAAACAAACAGCAGCAGCTTCTTGGGAACCACATTGATAATAACATACACCAAGCACAGCCTAATCCAGGGAATTCTTTTCTAAGTGGTATAAAGCAGCGATTACTTTCATTCATGTTCCGGGGACTATGGAATGAAGAAACCGATGATACCTTG AGGGTCCAAAAAATCAGGCAGAAATTTTACTTCCACTTTCAAGATTATTGTGATTTGATTATCTGGAAG GTGCAGTTCTTAGACCGACACCACTTGCTAATCAAGTTTGGCAGTGTAGATGGAGGG GTGTCCCGACATGCTGATACACACCCAGCTTTTGTTGCTGTGTATAACATGGATACAACTGAAATCGTATCTTTTTATCAG AATTCAGCAGACGAACTTTATATGCTGTTTGAGCAGTTCTGTGACCATTTCTATGCAACATCAAGAAATTCAATGCATATGAACTTCATATCATCTCATTCAAATAATATTCATGCCCTCGAGCAGCTAAGGAGCATAAAAGATAAGGCAAGCAGCTCTTCACAG TTTATGAAGAAGATGCTATCCTCTTTGCCTTTCAGCTGCCAGTCACTGAGTCCTTCTCCTTACTTTGACCAATCTCTTTTCCGGTTTGACGATAAG CTGATTTCTGCAACTGATAGGCATAAGCAGTCAACTGACCATCCAATCAAGTTCATTTTAAGAAGGCATCCATATTCCCTCAGGTTTAAGATCAAACCAG GCCCTGAAGCTGGTAGTATGGATGGTCGTGCCAAGAAGATCTCTTGGTTTCTTTTTCACCCGGTTTTGCCTCTTGCTCTCTCTGTTCAACAGACTTTGATCATGCAGCCCCCACTTGTAAATATTTCAGTTGTAAATATTCACTTTCGAAGATGA
- the LOC130980087 gene encoding light-mediated development protein DET1 isoform X1, which produces MFFKSSNITARIFDRQICTPAPGTNVHYARKFYENLVPSYTVYEVECPDHSFRKFTDDGQYLISFSRNQQELIVYRPRWLSFSCKDEDCDNHDLPLKAKRFESFFTQLYCVPLASCNELICKDFFLYMESNKFGLFATSTAQVHDAPAVGGAVQGVPSIEKITFHLLRLEDGFVLDEKVFCNDYVNLAHNLGVFLYDDLLAIVSLRYQIIHILQIRDSGNLVHVRAIGEFCREDDELFLNSNAQGMALSDKNKQQQLLGNHIDNNIHQAQPNPGNSFLSGIKQRLLSFMFRGLWNEETDDTLRVQKIRQKFYFHFQDYCDLIIWKVQFLDRHHLLIKFGSVDGGRQVSRHADTHPAFVAVYNMDTTEIVSFYQNSADELYMLFEQFCDHFYATSRNSMHMNFISSHSNNIHALEQLRSIKDKASSSSQFMKKMLSSLPFSCQSLSPSPYFDQSLFRFDDKLISATDRHKQSTDHPIKFILRRHPYSLRFKIKPGPEAGSMDGRAKKISWFLFHPVLPLALSVQQTLIMQPPLVNISVVNIHFRR; this is translated from the exons ATGTTCTTCAAAAGCAGTAATATTACAGCTAGGATTTTCGATCGTCAGATTTGCACTCCTGCTCCTGGCACCAAT GTTCATTATGCCAGGAAGTTCTATGAAAACTTGGTACCAAGTTACACGGTATACGAGGTTGAATGCCCAGACCATTCATTTCGTAAATTCACTGATGATGGTCAATACCTTATAAGTTTTAGCAGAAATCAGCAAGAGCTGATTGTTTATAGGCCTAGATGGCTTTCATTTTCATGCAAAGATGAAGACTGTGACAACCATGATTTGCCATTGAAAGCAAAGAGATTTGAGAGTTTTTTCACTCAATTATATTGTGTACCACTTGCTTCTTGCAATGAACTCATATGTAAAGACTTCTTTCTTTATATGGAGAGTAATAAATTTGGACTGTTTGCCACTTCTACGGCCCAAGTTCATGATGCACCTGCTGTTGGAGGAGCTGTCCAGGGTGTCCCTTCAATAGAAAAGATAACTTTCCACCTCTTGAG GTTGGAAGATGGATTTGTCCTCGATGAGAAAGTCTTCTGTAACGACTATGTTAATTTGGCCCATAACTTGGGTGTGTTCTTGTACGATGACCTATTGGCAATTGTATCACTTCGCTATCAAATAATACACATTCTCCAAATAAGGGACTCTGGAAACCTTGTTCATGTACGTGCTATTGGGGAATTCTGCCGTGAAGATGATGAACTTTTTCTCAATTCTAATGCTCAG GGCATGGCACTTTCTGACAAAAACAAACAGCAGCAGCTTCTTGGGAACCACATTGATAATAACATACACCAAGCACAGCCTAATCCAGGGAATTCTTTTCTAAGTGGTATAAAGCAGCGATTACTTTCATTCATGTTCCGGGGACTATGGAATGAAGAAACCGATGATACCTTG AGGGTCCAAAAAATCAGGCAGAAATTTTACTTCCACTTTCAAGATTATTGTGATTTGATTATCTGGAAG GTGCAGTTCTTAGACCGACACCACTTGCTAATCAAGTTTGGCAGTGTAGATGGAGGG CGCCAGGTGTCCCGACATGCTGATACACACCCAGCTTTTGTTGCTGTGTATAACATGGATACAACTGAAATCGTATCTTTTTATCAG AATTCAGCAGACGAACTTTATATGCTGTTTGAGCAGTTCTGTGACCATTTCTATGCAACATCAAGAAATTCAATGCATATGAACTTCATATCATCTCATTCAAATAATATTCATGCCCTCGAGCAGCTAAGGAGCATAAAAGATAAGGCAAGCAGCTCTTCACAG TTTATGAAGAAGATGCTATCCTCTTTGCCTTTCAGCTGCCAGTCACTGAGTCCTTCTCCTTACTTTGACCAATCTCTTTTCCGGTTTGACGATAAG CTGATTTCTGCAACTGATAGGCATAAGCAGTCAACTGACCATCCAATCAAGTTCATTTTAAGAAGGCATCCATATTCCCTCAGGTTTAAGATCAAACCAG GCCCTGAAGCTGGTAGTATGGATGGTCGTGCCAAGAAGATCTCTTGGTTTCTTTTTCACCCGGTTTTGCCTCTTGCTCTCTCTGTTCAACAGACTTTGATCATGCAGCCCCCACTTGTAAATATTTCAGTTGTAAATATTCACTTTCGAAGATGA